In a single window of the Canis lupus familiaris isolate Mischka breed German Shepherd chromosome 2, alternate assembly UU_Cfam_GSD_1.0, whole genome shotgun sequence genome:
- the LOC106557821 gene encoding protocadherin beta-3 yields the protein MAESAMEARGDSFLRQRQVLFLFVFLGVSLAESESRRYSVVEETERGFLIANLAKDLGLGVGELAVRGAQVVSKGNRQHIQLNHQNGDLLLHEKLDREELCGPTEPCVLHFQILLQNPLQFITYELQVIDVNDHSPVFFEHEMQLKLLENTPPGTIIPLGNAEDLDVGRNSLQNYTVTPNSHFHVLTRSRRDGRKYPLLVLDKALDREEQPELILTLTALDGGSPPRSGIAQVHIVVLDINDNAPEFTQSLYEVQVLENSPINSVLVTVSASDLDTGNLGTVSYAFFHASEEIRKTFQLNPITGDIQLVKYLNYEVMNTYEVDIEAKDGGGLSGKTTVIVQVVDVNDNPPELTLSSIASPIPENSPETVVAVFSVSDPDSGDNGRIMCSIESNLPFNLKPSEENFYTLVTNGALDRESQAEYNITITVSDLGTPRLKTQHNITVTVSDVNDNAPAFSQTTYTLRVRENNSPALHIGTVSATDRDAGANAQVTYSLLPPRDPHLPLASLVSINADNGQLFALRSLDYEALQAFEVRVGAADRGSPALSSQALVRVLVLDDNDNAPFVLYPLQNGSAPCTELVPRAAEAGYLVTKVVAVDGDSGQNAWLSFQLLKATEPGLFGVWAHNGEVRTARLLSERDAVRHRLLVLVKDNGEPPLSASVTLHVLLVDGFSQPYLPLPDVAAAEARADPLTVYLVIALASVSSLFLCSALAFVAVRLCRRSGAASGGGCAVPEGHFPGHLVDVSGAGTLSQSYRYEVCLAGGTGTSEFKFLKPIIPSGLFQDTE from the coding sequence ATGGCCGAAAGCGCAATGGAGGCCAGAGGCGACAGCTTTCTTAGACAAAGGCAAgttctatttctctttgtttttctgggtGTGTCTCTGGCCGAGTCTGAGTCAAGACGCTACTCTGTGGTTGAGGAAACGGAGAGGGGCTTTTTAATAGCCAACCTAGCAAAGGATCTAGGGCTAGGGGTGGGGGAACTGGCTGTGAGGGGAGCCCAGGTTGTGTCTAAAGGGAACAGACAGCATATTCAGCTCAACCATCAGAACGGCGATCTGCTCCTGCATGAGAAATTGGACCGGGAAGAGCTCTGCGGCCCCACGGAGCCCTGTGTACTGCATTTTCAGATATTACTGCAAAACCCTTTGCAGTTTATTACATATGAGCTTCAGGTCATAGACGTAAATGACCATTCCCCGGTATTCTTTGAACATGAAATGCAGCTGAAACTCTTAGAAAACACGCCACCAGGGACCATAATTCCTTTGGGAAATGCTGAGGACTTGGATGTGGGAAGAAACAGTCTCCAAAACTACACGGTCACTCCTAATTCCCATTTCCACGTTCTCACACGCAGTCGTAGGGATGGAAGAAAGTATCCACTACTAGTGCTGGACAAAGCACTGGACCGTGAGGAGCAGCCAGAACTCATTTTGACTCTCACCGCGTTGGATGGTGGCTCTCCACCCCGGTCGGGGATCGCCCAGGTTCACATTGTGGTCTTAGACATAAACGACAACGCCCCAGAATTTACACAGTCACTCTATGAGGTTCAAGTTCTAGAGAACAGCCCCATTAACTCTGTTCTTGTCACCGTCTCAGCTTCTGATTTAGATACAGGAAATTTGGGGACGGTTTCATATGCATTTTTTCATGCTTCTGAAGAAATTCGCAAAACTTTTCAGCTCAATCCAATTACTGGTGATATCCAGCTAGTCAAATATTTGAATTATGAGGTTATGAATACCTATGAAGTGGACATAGAAGCCAAGGATGGCGGAGGCCTTTCAGGAAAAACAACAGTAATAGTTCAGGTGGTTGATGTGAACGACAACCCTCCAGAACTGACCTTGTCCTCAATAGCCAGCCCTATCCCTGAGAACTCACCAGAGACTGTGGTGGCTGTTTTCAGTGTTTCTGATCCAGACTCCGGAGACAATGGCAGAATTATGTGTTCCATCGAGAGCAATCTCCCTTTCAACCTCAAACCATCAGAAGAGAATTTCTATACCTTGGTAACAAATGGGGCGCTGGACAGAGAGAGCCAGGCGGAGTACAACATCACCATCACCGTCAGTGACCTGGGGACCCCCAGGCTGAAGACCCAGCACAACATCACCGTGACGGTCTCCGACGTCAACGACAACGCCCCCGCCTTCAGCCAGACCACCTACACCCTGCGCGTCCGCGAGAACAACAGCCCCGCCCTGCACATCGGCACCGTGAGCGCCACCGACAGAGACGCGGGCGCCAACGCCCAGGTCACCTACTCGCTGCTGCCGCCCCGGGACCCGCACCTGCCGCTCGCCTCGCTGGTGTCCATCAACGCGGACAACGGGCAGCTGTTCGCGCTCAGGTCCCTGGACTACGAGGCGCTGCAGGCCTTCGAGGTCCGCGTGGGCGCGGCCGACCGCGGCTCGCCCGCGCTGAGCAGCCAGGCGCTGGTGCGCGTGCTGGTGCTGGACGACAACGACAACGCGCCCTTCGTGCTGTACCCGCTGCAGAACGGCTCTGCGCCCTGCACCGAGCTGGTGCCGCGGGCGGCCGAGGCGGGCTACCTGGTGACCAAGGTGGTGGCGGTGGACGGCGACTCGGGCCAGAACGCCTGGCTGTCGTTCCAGCTGCTCAAGGCCACGGAGCCCGGGCTGTTCGGCGTGTGGGCGCACAACGGCGAGGTGCGCACGGCCCGGCTGCTGAGCGAGCGCGACGCCGTCAGGCACAGGCTGCTGGTGCTGGTCAAGGACAATGGCGAGCCGCCGCTGTCGGCCAGCGTCACGCTGCACGTGCTGCTGGTGGACGGCTTCTCGCAGCCCTACCTGCCGCTGCCGGACGTGGCGGCGGCCGAGGCCCGGGCCGACCCGCTCACCGTCTACCTGGTCATCGCCTTGGCGTCCGTGTCGTCGCTCTTCCTGTGCTCGGCGCTGGCGTTCGTGGCGGTGCGGCTGTGCAGGAGGAGCGGGGCGGCGTCGGGGGGTGGCTGCGCGGTGCCCGAGGGCCACTTTCCGGGCCACCTGGTGGACGTCAGCGGCGCGGGGACCCTGTCCCAGAGCTACCGGTACGAGGTGTGTCTGGCGGGAGGGACTGGGACCAGCGAGTTCAAGTTCCTCAAGCCCATTATTCCCAGTGGTCTGTTTCAGGATACTGAGTGA